A portion of the Mytilus galloprovincialis chromosome 12, xbMytGall1.hap1.1, whole genome shotgun sequence genome contains these proteins:
- the LOC143055330 gene encoding monocarboxylate transporter 12-B-like gives MTYNGENTKRDNTYHTTPDKTSDIKENEDETTIQQDREDTADQRKDKGWAWVICGGAFIHLFMFIGIGKSFGLFFVEFLRVYDTSSSLLSGIISVQNLFVSLVSLFTLNVGIRVVGCRPLMIIGGLILCGSYMLNALVPGIAALFIAHGVLYGIGIASTSVLIFIEINNYFERRLGFAFMVSSVGGCVGSFVFPIIIQKLLDTYGLQGALLVISGILLNNVVVGALTRPFFSRKATQKDIQKKTKNNNTCYSSKNRDLTEDDKTKGFSRKVSEDPIAEYSLSVDNVAKYYEPGVSSDGFNDYKSYVKLIATRKRKPRSCSESHNTTVVGVDSTKKTLLPRIDMFGGLGTASSFCSVYSLNVLRQQENKPDIKTDSKSDIALESRSCSCYDIIDFRILKNRHLLLLLFMCLVSVAGCGLIVIYIPPFAKDHDISNDKIAILVTLMGVCDLFARFSLAWISDSKRFRRDYILGSCLGITGLAVMFNPLYTNFESFVVFSIIYGSFGSVYFSMAPLLLRDCVGSDRYPTALSLMIQVHGIAFVGFTPLLGLARDLTGSYTLTFYIMGAGILLGSVAVFCEPIFQWLENRRNKL, from the exons ATGACATACAATGGTGAAAATACAAAGAGAGACAATACTTATCATACAACACCAGACAAAACTTCTGACATTAAAGAAAATGAAGATGAAACCACCATTCAACAAGATAGAGAGGACACTGCAGATCAACGGAAGGACAAAGGATGGGCTTGGGTCATATGTGGAG GTGCCTTCATACATTTATTCATGTTCATCGGGATAGGAAAGTCGTTTGGATTGTTCTTTGTCGAGTTTTTAAGAGTGTATGATACCAGCTCTTCATTATTATCAGGGATTATTTCAGTGCAAAATCTTTTTGTAAGCCTAgttt CTCTATTTACATTAAATGTCGGAATCAGAGTTGTTGGTTGCAGACCATTAATGATCATTGGTGGATTGATATTATGTGGTTCTTATATGCTTAATGCACTGGTGCCAGGAATAGCTGCTCTCTTTATAGCCCATGGTGTTCTTTATG GAATTGGCATAGCATCTACCTCagtattgatatttattgaaattaacaactattttgAGAGAAGATTGGGTTTCGCTTTCATGGTATCTAGTGTTGGTGGGTGCGTGGGCAGTTTTGTTTTCCCAATTATCATTCAAAAACTTTTAGACACGTATGGACTGCAAGGTGCCTTGTTAGTGATTTCTGGTATATTATTAAATAACGTTGTTGTTGGTGCTTTAACCCGCCCTTTCTTTTCTCGCAAGGCAACACAAAAAGATATTCagaaaaaaaccaagaataataatacatgttataGTTCAAAGAATAGGGATTTAACTGAAGACGATAAGACAAAGGGGTTTTCTAGAAAAGTTTCAGAAGACCCCATAGCTGAGTATTCTTTATCGGTAGACAATGTTGCGAAATATTACGAACCTGGAGTATCTAGTGACGGGTTCAATGACTATAAATCGTACGTCAAATTGATTGCAACACGGAAAAGAAAACCGAGAAGCTGCTCTGAAAGCCATAATACTACTGTTGTCGGAGTGGACTCTACAAAAAAGACATTATTACCTCGAATAGACATGTTCGGAGGTTTAGGAACAGCAAGTTCATTTTGTTCAGTTTACAGTTTAAATGTTCTTCGTCAGCAGGAAAACAAACCAGATATCAAAACAGACTCAAAATCCGACATCGCACTAGAATCGAGATCATGTTCTTGTTATGACATCATCGACTTCAGAATTTTAAAAAACCGCCATTTATTATTGCTTTTATTCATGTGCCTCGTTTCCGTTGCTGGATGCGGCTTGATTGTCATTTACATTCCACCATTCGCAAAAGACCATGACATTTCGAATGACAAAATAGCTATTCTCGTAACTTTGATGGGCGTGTGTGACTTGTTTGCCCGTTTTTCGCTTGCCTGGATATCTGATTCAAAACGTTTTCGTCGTGATTATATTTTAGGAAGTTGTTTAGGAATCACAGGACTTGCAGTAATGTTTAATCCTTTATATACCAATTTCGAATCATTCGTTGTGTTTTCAATAATATATGGAAGTTTTGGAAGTGTGTATTTCTCAATGGCGCCACTGTTATTGCGAGATTGTGTTGGTTCTGACAGATACCCAACAGCCTTGTCATTAATGATACAAGTTCATGGAATTGCATTTGTTGGGTTTACTCCACTGTTAG GTCTTGCTCGTGATTTAACTGGATCATACACGCTGACGTTTTACATCATGGGTGCTGGAATTCTCCTTGGATCTGTTGCTGTATTTTGTGAACCAATATTTCAGTGGTTGGAAAACAGACGTAATAAACTGTAA